The Vanessa tameamea isolate UH-Manoa-2023 chromosome 2, ilVanTame1 primary haplotype, whole genome shotgun sequence genome has a segment encoding these proteins:
- the LOC113398997 gene encoding cilia- and flagella-associated protein 161 produces MNYNNSVLVGNWSEERLKNEYEFKLFLRKRDRRELLLQRSRTLFSNLLKERPLAISGTFVLYGFNVQVVASDMPVKNNARGKTGLALSSLVNERQVDYMQNINDGCLMTLSPITTPCCRNTFVVLSTKDQSIYGEKVNYGDEFILKAENYGDPQASPLYVRYSVEGVPGPADRMPISLSTTKDSSCRWTTMPLLPRDRLEGLGSPIKTGARLVIKNCVAEKSLCIMNQNWMQTFFGPECGVTCRNYVDIHGRHTAENIFTLVSDVETKTKD; encoded by the exons atgaaTTACAATAATTCTGTTTTAGTTGGAAATTGGAGTGAAGAAAGGCTTAAAAATGAG TACGAGTTTAAGCTGTTTCTGCGCAAACGAGATAGGCGTGAACTTTTGCTACAACGTTCAAGAACTTTATTCAGTAATTTACTTAAAGAg AGACCACTAGCTATTAGTGGAACGTTCGTTCTATATGGTTTTAATGTTCAGGTTGTGGCTTCCGATATGCCag TAAAAAACAATGCTCGAGGTAAGACTGGATTGGCTTTATCGAGCCTGGTTAACGAAAGGCAAGTCGACTACATGCAAAATATTAATGACGGCTGCTTGATGACATTGTCGCCAATCACTACACCCTGTTGTAGAAATACCTTCGTTGTACTAAg caCTAAAGATCAGAGTATCTATGGCGAGAAAGTGAATTACGGCGACGAGTTTATTTTGAAGGCGGAAAATTACGGTGATCCAcag GCCTCGCCTTTGTATGTACGATACTCAGTAGAGGGTGTGCCGGGCCCTGCAGACAGAATGCCTATTAGCTTAAGTACTACAAAAGATAGCAGTTGCCGTTGGACAACAATGCCTCTTCTTCCTCGAGACCGCCTTGAAGGTCTTGGTAGTCCcataaag ACAGGCGCCAGACTCGTCATAAAAAATTGCGTAGCGGAAAAGAGTTTATGTATTATGAATCAAAATTGGATGCAAACCTTTTTCGGGCCC GAATGTGGAGTGACGTGTCGTAATTACGTAGATATTCACGGAAGGCACACAGCAgagaatatatttactttagtcAGCGATGTAGAGACTAAGACAAAGGATTAA
- the LOC113398999 gene encoding cilia- and flagella-associated protein 161-like produces MLKVEEDKGIVYCNRVLLGNWYEASKLEEYRLNKFLEQMKRGDLMLAKYRKMTENLNKPTVLTQSSGTIGFGAKISLLAPHVPATDPPIDDKKGLLLGGRITTNEINYSQDLEDGCTLVGLPDIQPTERSTFIITSADYCKRQEEILKYNQEFLLTVSSSIVRNKPLYIRYDPNPIPGLSGMFPLYLSKHPVSNTRWRILPVQRPNITRFEQEGKPVNVNTDIIINHCATNVNLGINIGCWAMGFHGKLCAPLMKTSLDVYGKELPSNIWQIYIPIAN; encoded by the exons ATGCTGAAAGTGGAGGAAGATAAAGGTATTGTTTATTGCAATCGCGTTCTTCTCGGTAATTGGTACGAAGCTTCCAAATTAGAAGAG TACAGACTAAACAAATTTCTCGAGCAAATGAAAAGAGGTGATTTAATGTTGgctaaatatagaaaaatgacTGAAAATCTTAATAAGCCAACAGTGTTGACTCAATCGTCGGGCACTATCGGCTTTGGTGCTAAAATTTCCCTCCTCGCACCCCACGTGCCAG CGACAGATCCGCcgatagatgataaaaaaggtTTACTTCTCGGAGGTCGAATAACgacaaatgaaattaattattctcaagACCTGGAAGATGGATGTACTTTAGTAGGCTTACCAGATATTCAACCCACAGAAAGAAGCACTTTCATTATAACCAGCGCTGATTATTGCAAACGTCAAGaagaaattcttaaatataatcagGAATTTCTTCTAACCGTTTCATCTTCCATTGTAAGGAATAAG CCCCTTTATATAAGATATGATCCAAACCCAATACCTGGCCTTAGCGGAATGTTTCCACTATACCTTAGCAAACATCCGGTATCCAATACAAGATGGCGCATCCTGCCTGTTCAAAGACCTAATATTACTAGATTTGAGCAAGAGGGGAAACCAGTAAAT GTAAATACGGACATCATAATCAATCACTGTGCCACAAATGTTAATTTAGGTATTAATATTGGCTGCTGGGCAATGGGATTTCAtggaaaa cTTTGTGCTCCTTTGATGAAAACGAGTTTAGATGTATACGGAAAGGAATTGCCAAGCAATATCTGGCAGATATACATTCCTATtgctaattaa